Proteins from one Nicotiana tabacum cultivar K326 chromosome 23, ASM71507v2, whole genome shotgun sequence genomic window:
- the LOC107784531 gene encoding uncharacterized protein LOC107784531 encodes MDPCPFVRLIIESLALKLPTATKPAGSGSGVHPCSTPCYAKLKLKNFPSQTAILPLCSTSQYPSSPPESSASAAGFHLDAVTLRRLSGKPVSLKVSVFTGRMGRTCGVTSGKLLGSVQVSVNLNGTHSKSSVFQNGWMKLGGEPAVAVLHMAVRAEPDPRFVFQFGGEPECSPVVFQIQGNIRQPVFSCKFSADRNNRTRSLPTDFNLGNRGWMRTFSAERDRPGRERKGWMIIIYDLSGSAVAAASVITPFVPSPGSDRVSRSNPGAWLILRPNGSCVSSWKPWGRLEAWRERGPVDGLGYKFELVTDIGLTSGVPIAEGTMSMKRGGQFCIDNTVKDSALSSLSPIRGFVMGSSVEGEGKPSAPTVQVGVRHVTCMADAALFIALSAAIDLSMDACRLFSQKLGKEFCNNAQESFS; translated from the exons ATGGATCCTTGCCCGTTTGTTCGTTTGATAATTGAGTCATTAGCTCTTAAACTTCCAACAGCAACAAAACCTGCTGGTTCTGGTTCTGGAGTTCACCCTTGTTCAACTCCTTGCTATGCTAAACTCAAGCTCAAGAATTTCCCTTCTCAAACTGCCATTCTCCCTCTCTGTTCCACTTCTCAATACCCTTCTTCTCCGCCTGAGTCCTCCGCCTCAGCCGCCGGGTTCCATCTAGACGCCGTCACTCTCCGGCGTCTCTCTGGAAAGCCCGTTTCGTTAAAAGTGTCCGTTTTCACGGGGCGCATGGGTCGCACGTGCGGTGTTACCAGTGGGAAGCTGCTGGGATCGGTTCAGGTGAGCGTTAACTTGAATGGGACACATTCAAAGTCCAGCGTGTTTCAAAATGGGTGGATGAAATTGGGAGGCGAACCGGCGGTGGCTGTGTTGCACATGGCTGTCCGGGCTGAACCGGACCCGCGGTTCGTGTTCCAGTTCGGAGGTGAACCGGAGTGCAGCCCGGTGGTTTTCCAGATCCAGGGGAATATAAGGCAGCCGGTTTTCAGCTGCAAGTTCAGTGCTGATCGCAACAACCGGACACG ATCTCTTCCAACTGATTTTAACTTGGGCAATAGAGGATGGATGCGAACATTTTCTGCTGAAAGGGACAGACCGGGGAGGGAGCGAAAAGGGTGGATGATAATTATCTATGATCTATCAGGGTCAGCTGTTGCAGCTGCCTCAGTGATCACTCCATTTGTGCCCTCTCCAGGTTCTGACCGTGTTTCACGGTCAAATCCTGGTGCGTGGCTTATCCTCCGGCCTAATGGATCCTGTGTTAGCAGCTGGAAACCATGGGGTCGTCTTGAGGCGTGGCGCGAAAGAGGGCCAGTTGATGGACTTGGTTACAAATTTGAGCTTGTTACTGACATTGGTCTTACTAGTGGTGTACCTATAGCTGAGGGCACAATGAGTATGAAAAGAGGTGGGCAATTTTGCATAGACAACACAGTAAAAGACTCTGCACTGAGTTCATTATCGCCTATTCGAGGATTTGTGATGGGATCAAGCGTTGAAGGCGAAGGCAAACCAAGTGCTCCAACAGTTCAAGTTGGGGTACGACATGTAACTTGCATGGCCGATGCTGCCCTATTTATCGCACTTTCAGCTGCCATTGATCTTAGCATGGACGCGTGTCGCCTCTTCTCTCAAAAACTTGGAAAGGAATTTTGCAATAATGCTCAAGAGTCATTCTCATAA